In the Natronobacterium texcoconense genome, one interval contains:
- a CDS encoding ABC transporter ATP-binding protein: MSAEPLLAVEDVDAGYGETQVLSDLSLSIDDGEIVSLVGRNGAGKTTTLRTIMGILEPTTGRITYRGDDVSRLDATKTAERGLAFVPEERRIFPELSVKENLEIAEYGGATDADSLSVGEALDTFENLKARAGNAGSSLSGGEQQMLAIARALVGGADLVLLDEPTEGLAPYIVQDVMDIVADLNERGITVLLVEQNVHVCLELADRNYVINQGEIVYEGSSTELEANEEVLDRYLGITA, translated from the coding sequence GAGACGCAGGTGCTTTCGGACCTGTCGCTTTCGATCGACGACGGCGAGATCGTCTCGCTGGTCGGACGCAACGGCGCGGGGAAGACGACCACGCTGCGGACGATCATGGGCATCCTCGAGCCGACGACCGGTCGGATCACGTACCGCGGCGACGACGTCTCGAGGCTCGACGCGACGAAGACGGCCGAACGCGGCCTCGCGTTCGTCCCCGAAGAGCGTCGGATCTTCCCGGAACTCTCCGTCAAGGAGAACTTAGAAATCGCCGAGTACGGCGGCGCGACCGACGCCGACTCGCTGTCGGTCGGCGAGGCACTCGATACCTTCGAGAACCTGAAAGCCCGCGCCGGCAACGCGGGGTCGTCGCTGTCGGGTGGCGAACAGCAGATGCTCGCGATCGCTCGCGCGCTGGTCGGCGGTGCCGACCTCGTCTTGCTGGACGAACCGACGGAGGGACTTGCTCCCTACATCGTCCAGGACGTGATGGACATCGTCGCCGACCTCAACGAGCGCGGGATCACCGTCCTGCTGGTCGAACAGAACGTCCACGTCTGTCTCGAACTCGCGGATCGCAACTACGTCATCAACCAGGGTGAGATCGTCTACGAGGGGAGTTCGACGGAACTGGAAGCCAACGAGGAGGTCCTCGACAGGTATCTCGGCATCACCGCCTGA
- the paaI gene encoding hydroxyphenylacetyl-CoA thioesterase PaaI → MTDIGSVREHIESDAYCETLGIELEALEPGTATTRLEITDDLTNFHGTPHGGAIYSLADAAFAAASNSRGETAVALETNISYLEAVEVGTVLTATATESHDAGRTAEYEVVVTDDADDRIATFRGRVYRP, encoded by the coding sequence ATGACAGATATCGGTTCCGTCAGGGAGCACATCGAGAGCGACGCCTACTGTGAAACGCTCGGGATCGAACTCGAGGCCCTCGAACCCGGGACCGCGACCACTCGCCTCGAGATCACCGACGATCTGACGAACTTCCACGGGACGCCCCATGGCGGTGCGATCTACTCCCTTGCCGACGCTGCGTTCGCCGCCGCCTCGAACTCCCGCGGCGAGACGGCGGTCGCGCTCGAGACGAACATTTCCTATCTCGAGGCCGTCGAGGTCGGCACGGTACTGACCGCGACTGCCACGGAGAGCCACGACGCGGGCCGAACGGCCGAGTACGAGGTGGTCGTGACCGACGACGCCGACGATCGAATCGCGACGTTCCGGGGACGGGTGTACAGGCCCTGA